From the Cucumis sativus cultivar 9930 chromosome 5, Cucumber_9930_V3, whole genome shotgun sequence genome, the window TGTGTAACTACACTACGGATTTTGTTCATAAGATTTGAcaccaaagaaaataataagagatTTAGgaagttttaggacataaactTATCACAACCAAAGCTCATGGAAGCACCATAAGTAGCTCGTGTTTTAAACTGCCTCTTCACTGTCTTAAATCACCGATTGAcctaaaagtttaagttgatgggtgatgataaatttaattatataccaTGACACTCCACTCTCTCGCTTGTGGGCTCAAAATAAGAAGAAGgtccaacaagtgaaaatgaatattaattggGGAGAAAACAACACAGCAAGACTTCCAAAACCAACTTGTTCTGatcatcttaaatcaccaattgacCCAGAAGCTTAAGTCAATGGGtgaagttaaatttaattatatatcataataaaacaaacacacgCATTATAAACACATCCATTTGCACACGTGAGATTGACACAAAACAGAAACAAAGCCAGTAAAGTAACACTTGTGAGTCTAAACCCAAGATAGCATTGCCCAACATAAATAGCCGAGTAGATTACCTGAAGCTTGACCGTACACGTCTTATAATTAGGGTTCATTAAGCGAGCAGAATCCCCACATGGTGTCATCCGTTCAAGAACTCTAGTAACCTCATTAACCCCAATTGCaaattgtttctaaaaaaatccCATCACTCAACATAAGTAGcttataactaaaaaaaaaaagaaaaaagaaaaaacaatatcaaCATGACATGGAAAAGAGAAACTAAAATCGTTAAAAATACGAAACCTTAAGCCAAAATTTTTCCGGCAAGGATTCCGCATTCAAATCTCTTGTTGTCTTTATCTCTCTATAACAACAGGAGATGGGTAAGTGGGGGGTGTGTTGAAGTGCATTGTTAGACAAATTAACTACCGTTTACCTCTGAATCGACAGTAGCAACTCATCGAGACGTTCACCTTCGTAGGAAATGCTTTAATCAAATTCGGAAAAACGTATTCCAATAAAAATTAGGGGAGAAAcataaaggtaaaaaaatcgaatagaaaagaaaggaaaggaaaggaaagccTGCTTACTCTTGGTTAGGTTTGGATTGAAGGGGTGCAACAGGATGAGAAGAAGATTTAGGGTTCTTTCCCATTAGTGAAAACTTGGTGGACAGTGTAGTTTCAAAGCGTGGAGAGAAATAGCGAGGACGATGACGAAGTAGCACTGCCAGCCCGCggctttattttgaaattttggttaagtAATGCAACCGTGGAATTCATCCTCAAAATATGTACACAATCTACCAACAAAGATGAGTTTAGTAATATGTAAGTTTGTCCCATATTTTCTCATTTCACACATAtggttaaaaacaaaagtgcaATATAAGTGATACACATAGGACATTTGATGCACCTATATACAAAGATGATAAACATAccaatttgtcatttttgtcaATAAGATGATCTTTATCAATTATAGGgcaaaaaaaaacgtaaaacaTTTTCTAGGGGTTTTTGAGTGAGTGAGTTTAGATCTAGGTCTTAATAAACGTATTTGACGTATagatattttagtttaggtAATAATAGTATGAGTTTGTGCTTTGTATTTTCAcaataaatatagattttttttatatatttttttatccttaaacaaaaattcaaatgttttgttataaatcCAAATGTTCAATTTATGAAGCTTGTACCAATTGTATATCAAATGTAATAGATGTGTATTAAGCGTATATCAAATTCATATCACGTGCATCAATATTGAGTGTATATCGAATATATCAAGTGTCTATGAGAAGAATTTCAAGTGAATTATGTATGTAAGAGTGGTGTTTCAAGTGTATATAAGATATTTGAGTGTATTGGGTGAATCAAGGGTATATTTAGTGCATCACGTGAGATGAACTTGTTTTTAtgccatttttgcaaaagTAAATAAGCTTGTGCtatgaatttagttttttaaacttaGTTTGTTAGTCATGCAATAAGTCCTTTTAAAaacgtttttttatttaaaagttaattataacaaaataaattaaaatatttacaaaatgtaaCAAGATATCACACTCTATCTATAATAGATCACGATAGACATACCGGATAATGATAAACACAAATAGTagtatatttttgttgtattttggGAGTAATTTCAAGAATGATgtcttttttcaaactaatgACGTATATGATAgttgtagaagaaaaaacataatgGAGTTAGAGttgaaactattaaaaaacaGAAATGGAGTTAGAgttgaaactattttaaaaagtaggaCAAATTTTGTGTTGAATTGTACTCGATTCACGACTTTGTGTATGCTAGACAATTTGACAGTCAACATTGTCACACTGGATAGAACAACTAAGCAAAATCGTGAACGGGGTATACGACTTCAAAGTCGAGTTGTGTATCGATCCATGATTTAACCAACCCTAGCTGTGTAATGGGCACACGACTTCGCCACCCTATTTCTTTACTCTATTCTTGACATTGTTTTTCCAACATCctatttttgataatattatttt encodes:
- the LOC101221016 gene encoding ribonuclease P protein subunit p38, with amino-acid sequence MGKNPKSSSHPVAPLQSKPNQDISYEGERLDELLLSIQREIKTTRDLNAESLPEKFWLKKQFAIGVNEVTRVLERMTPCGDSARLMNPNYKTCTVKLQAILLTANCNPRWLTNHVPTLAMSRKVPLILVKDKEGSLRLGELVSLKTAIAIGIKANGSPINQLIDEILQRTT